Within the Flavobacterium sp. 9R genome, the region AATCATTAGAAGAAGCTGGAGCTGTTGTTGAGTTAAAATAATTTCAACATAGTTTAAAATTAGGTTTAGGTCTTGGGTTTAATCACTCAAAGACCTAAACCATTTTTCGTATAATAAAATTTATTAAGTTTTATTATAAAATAGTTTAAAATACCTTAGAATTTTTAATCATTACGAAGAAAATAAATTAGCTAAAGAGCAATCTTTATTAATTTCTAAAGATGTATTGATTCTAAAAAAGAAAGTATAGATTGTTTTATAAATTAAACAGTGTTTTAAACACAAAAACTACTTTTTTTAATCAAAATTTTGTCCATTGATGCTAACAAATCAGACTGAAAGATTGAATTTTGCCTCTACAAAAAATATTCCTGACTATCCAGATTTTCTTGATGTTCAGGTGAAGTCATTTAAAGATTTTTTTCAATTAGAAACTAAATCAGACGAAAGAGGCGACGAAGGATTGTATAATACCTTCATGGAAAACTTTCCTATTACAGATACAAGAAATAATTTTGTATTGGAATTCCTTGATTATTTCGTAGATCCACCACGTTACACCATTCAAGAATGTATAGAAAGAGGTTTGACGTATAGTGTTCCTTTGAAGGCTAGACTTAAACTTTACTGTACAGATCCAGAACACGAAGATTTTGAAACTATTGTTCAAGACGTTTATCTTGGTACAATTCCTTACATGACACCAAGTGGTACTTTTGTAATCAATGGCGCTGAGCGTGTTGTTGTATCTCAATTGCACCGTTCTCCTGGTGTGTTCTTTGGACAATCATTCCATGCAAATGGAACTAAATTATATTCTGCAAGAGTTATTCCTTTTAAAGGCTCTTGGATTGAATTTTCTACCGATATTAATAGTGTAATGTACGCTTACATCGATAGAAAGAAAAAATTACCTGTTACTACTTTATTCCGTGCTATTGGATTTGAAAGAGACAAGGATATCCTTGAGATTTTTGATCTAGCAGAAGAAATTAAAGTTTCTAAAACAGGATTAAAGAAATATATTGGAAGAAAATTAGCTGCCCGTGTATTGAATACATGGCATGAGGATTTCGTAGATGAAGATACTGGTGAAGTGGTATCTATCGAACGTAACGAAATTATTTTAGATAGAGATACAATTATCGACAAAGATAATGTAGAAGAAATCATTGACTCGAATGTTAAATCTATTTTGTTACATAAAGAAGATAACAATCAAGTTGATTACTCTATCATTCATAATACGTTACAAAAAGACCCAACAAACTCTGAAAAAGAAGCTGTTGAGCATATCTACAGACAATTGCGTAACGCAGAACCGCCTGATGAAGAAACTGCTCGTGGCATTATAGATAAATTATTTTTCTCTGACCAACGTTACAACTTAGGTGAAGTAGGTCGTTACAGAATTAATAAAAAATTAGGTTTAGATACTCCAATGGAAAAGCAAGTGCTTACCAAGGAAGATATCATAACTATCGTTAAATATTTGATCGAATTGATCAACTCAAAAGCTGAGATTGATGATATTGATCACTTATCAAACCGTCGAGTTAGAACAGTTGGTGAACAATTGTCACAACAATTCGGTGTTGGTTTAGCGCGTATGGCTAGAACCATTAGAGAGCGTATGAACGTTAGAGATAACGAGGTGTTTACACCAATAGATTTGATTAATGCAAAGACATTATCTTCTGTTATCAACTCTTTCTTTGGAACGAATCAGTTATCTCAATTTATGGATCAAACGAATCCATTAGCTGAGATTACGCACAAAAGAAGATTATCTGCACTTGGACCAGGTGGACTTTCTCGTGAAAGAGCAGGTTTTGAGGTTCGTGACGTTCACTATACACACTATGGTCGTTTATGTCCTATCGAAACTCCTGAGGGACCAAACATTGGTTTGATTTCATCTCTTGGTGTATATGCTAAAGTAAATGGAATGGGATTCATTGAGACTCCTTACCGTAAAGTTTCAAATGGTGTAGTTGATTTAGAATCAACTCCTGTTTACTTAAGTGCAGAAGAAGAAGAAGGTATGATGATTTCTCAAGCAAACATTGAAATGGATGCGACAGGAAAAATTACTGCTGATAATGTAATTGCAAGACAAGAAGGTGATTTTCCTGTAATTGAGCCAAGTCAAGTAGATTATGCAGACGTTGCCCCAAATCAAATTGCATCCATTTCTGCATCATTGATTCCTTTCTTGGAGCATGATGATGCGAACCGTGCGTTGATGGGATCTAACATGATGCGTCAAGCGGTACCTTTAATTCGTCCAGAAGCCCCTATTGTAGGAACTGGTTTAGAGCGTCAAGTAGCTTCGGATTCTAGAGTATTGATAAATGCTGAAGGTGATGGAGTTGTTGAATATGTTGATGCTAACATTATTACTATCAAATACGATCGTTCTGAAGAAGAAAGAATGGTTAGTTTTGAGCCTGATGAAAAGACATATAACCTTATTAAATTTAGAAAAACGAACCAAGGAACAAGTATCAACTTGAAACCTATTGTAAGAAAAGGGGATAGAGTTGTTCTAGGTCAAGTTTTATCTGAAGGATATGCTACTCAAAACGGTGAATTAGCTTTAGGTCGTAACCTTAAAGTGGCGTTTATGCCATGGAAAGGATACAACTTTGAGGATGCGATTGTAATTTCTGAAAAAGTTGTTCGCGATGATATTTTTACTTCTATTCATATTGACGATTATTCATTAGAAGTTAGAGATACTAAATTAGGTAACGAAGAGTTGACTAATGATATTCCTAACGTTTCTGAAGAAGCTACCAAAGATTTGGATGAAAACGGTATGATCAGAATTGGTGCAGAGGTAAAACCTGGTGATATTTTGATTGGAAAAATTACTCCAAAAGGAGAATCTGATCCAACACCAGAAGAGAAATTACTACGTGCTATCTTTGGTGATAAAGCTGGTGATGTAAAAGATGCTTCATTAAAAGCTTCTCCTTCATTACATGGTGTAGTTTTAGATAAAAAATTATTTGCAAGAGCAGTAAAAGATAAACGTAAACGTACTCAGGATAAAGATGCTTTAGGTGCTTTAGAAATGGAGTTTGAAGTTAAATTTGTTGAATTAAAAGACAGATTGATTGAAAAACTTTTCCTAATCGTTAATGGAAAAACTTCTCAAGGTGTAATGAATGATTTGGGTGAAGAAGTATTACCAAAAGGTAAAAAATACACTCAAAAAATGTTGTATGCTGTTGAAGATTTCGCTCACTTAAGTAAAGGTCAATGGGTTGCTGATGATGTGACTAACAAAATGGTTAATGATTTAATTCATAACTATAAAATTAAATTGAACGATTTACAAGGAGCATTACGTAGAGAGAAATTCACTATTACTGTTGGTGACGAATTACCATCTGGAATTTTGAAATTAGCTAAAGTATATATTGCTAAGAAACGTAAATTGAAAGTTGGGGACAAAATGGCGGGACGTCACGGTAACAAAGGTATTGTTGCTCGTATTGTTCGTCATGAAGATATGCCTTTCTTAGAAGATGGAACTCCTGTTGATATTGTGTTGAACCCACTTGGTGTACCTTCACGTATGAACATTGGACAAATCTATGAAACAGTTTTAGGATGGGCTGGAATGAATTTGGGTAGAAAATTTGCGACTCCAATTTTTGATGGTGCTTCTCTTGAACAAATCAATGCTTTGACTGATGAGGCTGGTGTACCACGTTTTGGACATACACATCTTTATGATGGTGGTACTGGAGAACGTTTCCATCAAGCAGCAACTGTGGGTGTAATTTACATGTTGAAATTAGGACACATGGTTGATGATAAGATGCACGCTCGTTCTATCGGTCCATACTCGTTGATTACTCAACAACCACTTGGAGGTAAAGCTCAATTTGGAGGTCAGCGTTTTGGAGAGATGGAGGTATGGGCACTTGAGGCTTATGGAGCATCAAGTACATTACGTGAAATCTTAACTGTTAAATCGGATGATGTTATTGGTAGAGCAAAAACTTACGAAGCAATCGTTAAGGGAGAATCTATGCCAGAACCAGGATTACCTGAATCATTCAACGTATTGATGCACGAATTGAAAGGTCTTGGTCTTGACATTCGTTTAGAAGAATAATTAAATCACAGTAATCAGTTCCATTTTTTGGGACTGATTACTATTTATAAAAGTTTTTAGGATTTATACCCGTAAACCGTTCCGATTTTTTATGTTGATTCTCAGGAAACACATAACTAGCACTTCAGAGAGAAGTTTAGAGAAGTAATTCGTGGTAATAGAGCTTAATGAATTTTGATGATATAGTAACTACTATTTTGTCTTTAATTCATAAATCTAAAATCAATTTTTAATTGCAAATAAATCAATAGTAAAAACTATGATGAATAATAGAAACAACAATAAAGATAAGAATCCTGTAAAAAGATTCAATAAAATTTCGATAGGATTAGCTTCTCCAGAATCCATCTTGAAAGAGTCAAGAGGAGAGGTGTTAAAGCCTGAAACTATCAACTACAGAAC harbors:
- the rpoB gene encoding DNA-directed RNA polymerase subunit beta, translating into MLTNQTERLNFASTKNIPDYPDFLDVQVKSFKDFFQLETKSDERGDEGLYNTFMENFPITDTRNNFVLEFLDYFVDPPRYTIQECIERGLTYSVPLKARLKLYCTDPEHEDFETIVQDVYLGTIPYMTPSGTFVINGAERVVVSQLHRSPGVFFGQSFHANGTKLYSARVIPFKGSWIEFSTDINSVMYAYIDRKKKLPVTTLFRAIGFERDKDILEIFDLAEEIKVSKTGLKKYIGRKLAARVLNTWHEDFVDEDTGEVVSIERNEIILDRDTIIDKDNVEEIIDSNVKSILLHKEDNNQVDYSIIHNTLQKDPTNSEKEAVEHIYRQLRNAEPPDEETARGIIDKLFFSDQRYNLGEVGRYRINKKLGLDTPMEKQVLTKEDIITIVKYLIELINSKAEIDDIDHLSNRRVRTVGEQLSQQFGVGLARMARTIRERMNVRDNEVFTPIDLINAKTLSSVINSFFGTNQLSQFMDQTNPLAEITHKRRLSALGPGGLSRERAGFEVRDVHYTHYGRLCPIETPEGPNIGLISSLGVYAKVNGMGFIETPYRKVSNGVVDLESTPVYLSAEEEEGMMISQANIEMDATGKITADNVIARQEGDFPVIEPSQVDYADVAPNQIASISASLIPFLEHDDANRALMGSNMMRQAVPLIRPEAPIVGTGLERQVASDSRVLINAEGDGVVEYVDANIITIKYDRSEEERMVSFEPDEKTYNLIKFRKTNQGTSINLKPIVRKGDRVVLGQVLSEGYATQNGELALGRNLKVAFMPWKGYNFEDAIVISEKVVRDDIFTSIHIDDYSLEVRDTKLGNEELTNDIPNVSEEATKDLDENGMIRIGAEVKPGDILIGKITPKGESDPTPEEKLLRAIFGDKAGDVKDASLKASPSLHGVVLDKKLFARAVKDKRKRTQDKDALGALEMEFEVKFVELKDRLIEKLFLIVNGKTSQGVMNDLGEEVLPKGKKYTQKMLYAVEDFAHLSKGQWVADDVTNKMVNDLIHNYKIKLNDLQGALRREKFTITVGDELPSGILKLAKVYIAKKRKLKVGDKMAGRHGNKGIVARIVRHEDMPFLEDGTPVDIVLNPLGVPSRMNIGQIYETVLGWAGMNLGRKFATPIFDGASLEQINALTDEAGVPRFGHTHLYDGGTGERFHQAATVGVIYMLKLGHMVDDKMHARSIGPYSLITQQPLGGKAQFGGQRFGEMEVWALEAYGASSTLREILTVKSDDVIGRAKTYEAIVKGESMPEPGLPESFNVLMHELKGLGLDIRLEE